In Janthinobacterium rivuli, a single genomic region encodes these proteins:
- a CDS encoding MFS transporter, translating to MASQKATRIALFSLATPPMRAFHLTWMAFFVCFFAWFACAPLMPVIKGEFGLSLAQVANINIAAVAITILVRLIVGPLCDRYGPRKTYTGLLLLGAIPVLGVAASQSYESFLFFRLGIGAVGASFVITQYHTSVMFAPRVVGTANAAAAGWGNAGGGAAQALMPLLLGAVVMLGVSESLGWRMALLVPGVLMLVMAVLYWRYTQDCPEGNYSDLRAAGTAIEGGKKGGWDSFKAASSNYRVWLLFVTYGACFGIEIFIHNIAAVYYVDHFGLSLKSAGLAAGSFGLLALFARALGGWMSDKLALRGNLNSRVTLLFMLMIGEGVGLLWFAKVDSVTWAVIAMLVFGLFTHMACGATYALVPFIDSKALGGVAGIIGAGGNVGAVAAGFLMKGTGDIRQTLIILSALVVISALCAIAVRFTRAAAEPNMAAA from the coding sequence ATGGCCAGCCAAAAAGCAACGCGCATCGCGCTCTTCTCCCTCGCCACGCCACCCATGCGCGCATTCCACCTGACGTGGATGGCATTTTTCGTGTGTTTCTTCGCCTGGTTCGCCTGCGCTCCCCTGATGCCGGTCATCAAGGGCGAGTTTGGTCTTTCCTTGGCGCAAGTGGCGAACATCAATATCGCGGCCGTCGCCATCACCATCCTCGTGCGCCTGATCGTCGGGCCCTTGTGCGACCGCTACGGCCCACGCAAGACCTACACGGGCTTGCTGCTGCTGGGCGCCATTCCCGTGCTGGGCGTGGCCGCTTCGCAAAGCTATGAAAGCTTTCTGTTCTTCCGCCTGGGCATCGGCGCCGTCGGCGCCAGCTTTGTCATCACGCAATATCACACCTCCGTGATGTTCGCCCCGCGTGTTGTCGGCACGGCCAACGCGGCGGCAGCCGGCTGGGGCAATGCGGGCGGCGGTGCGGCGCAGGCGCTGATGCCGCTGCTGCTGGGCGCCGTAGTGATGCTGGGCGTGTCCGAATCGCTGGGCTGGCGCATGGCCCTGCTGGTGCCGGGCGTGCTGATGCTGGTGATGGCCGTTCTCTACTGGCGCTATACGCAGGATTGCCCTGAAGGCAATTACTCGGACTTGCGCGCCGCAGGCACCGCCATCGAGGGTGGTAAAAAGGGGGGCTGGGACAGCTTCAAGGCGGCCAGTTCCAATTACCGCGTCTGGCTGCTGTTCGTCACCTACGGCGCCTGCTTCGGCATCGAAATCTTCATCCACAATATCGCCGCCGTGTACTACGTCGACCATTTCGGCCTGTCATTGAAATCGGCCGGCCTGGCCGCCGGCAGCTTCGGCTTGCTGGCCCTGTTTGCCCGCGCCTTGGGCGGCTGGATGTCGGATAAATTGGCCCTGCGCGGCAACCTGAACAGCCGCGTCACCCTGCTGTTCATGCTGATGATCGGCGAAGGCGTGGGCCTGCTGTGGTTTGCCAAGGTCGATAGCGTCACCTGGGCCGTCATCGCCATGCTGGTCTTCGGCCTGTTCACTCACATGGCGTGCGGCGCGACCTACGCGCTGGTGCCTTTCATCGACAGTAAAGCCCTGGGCGGCGTGGCCGGCATCATCGGCGCCGGCGGCAACGTGGGCGCCGTGGCGGCCGGTTTCCTGATGAAGGGCACGGGCGACATCCGCCAGACATTGATCATTCTCAGTGCGCTGGTGGTGATCTCGGCCCTGTGCGCCATCGCCGTGCGCTTTACCCGTGCAGCGGCCGAACCGAACATGGCCGCGGCCTGA
- a CDS encoding CehA/McbA family metallohydrolase produces MAWSNTAAAQEPKEHSELDATVVAPFHAARGERVTQARTFVVRLTYPDEGRSHAVRWSLTLSGPGPQGAVLRRWSGTEQVGADGKSVNLPWDGRADADARERRVLAPEGLYELRLLAVADAGTPQQAQVEQQWPVQVKRGASTAPRVSAFQAGLQQLPSLEGQPAYRIVYANLHSQTRHSDGGAALDACRGAQDPQTAPFGPIDAYKYAQEHGLDALLTSEHNHMYDGSDGTNAAATAAEATALYQTGLAEAAAYSAAHPGFLALYGMEWGVINKGGHLNIFNSEQLLGWERNASGELLADVETPKGDYAGLYSLMRERGWIGQFNHPAPAGQFLVNGQPLGYTPDGDAAMVLCEVMNTSAFSTNDEETENRRSNYEAACNRALAAGYHVAFSSNQDNHCANWGAAYGNRTAVLVSSPAAGMPVSRDGFLDALRARRVYATMDKHAQLLFTANGRLMGERFDNHGPLRLATHFSNSAGRQAADVAIFHGVPGGNGSVTPISDQAELTVTPAPGPHFYYARLTQDDGNIVWSAPVWVNQLP; encoded by the coding sequence ATGGCGTGGAGCAACACTGCCGCCGCGCAAGAGCCGAAGGAGCACAGCGAACTCGATGCCACCGTCGTCGCGCCCTTTCACGCCGCGCGCGGCGAGCGGGTCACGCAGGCGCGCACATTTGTTGTACGGCTCACCTATCCCGACGAGGGGCGCAGCCATGCCGTGCGCTGGAGCCTGACCCTGTCCGGCCCGGGGCCGCAAGGCGCGGTGCTGCGGCGCTGGTCGGGCACGGAACAGGTGGGGGCTGACGGCAAAAGCGTGAACTTGCCCTGGGATGGCCGCGCCGACGCCGATGCGCGCGAACGGCGCGTGCTGGCGCCGGAAGGCTTGTACGAACTGCGCCTGCTGGCCGTGGCCGATGCCGGCACGCCGCAGCAAGCGCAGGTGGAACAGCAATGGCCCGTCCAGGTGAAGCGTGGCGCCAGCACGGCGCCCAGGGTGAGCGCCTTCCAGGCCGGTCTGCAACAACTGCCCAGTCTGGAAGGCCAGCCCGCCTACCGCATCGTCTACGCCAACCTGCATAGCCAGACGCGCCACAGCGATGGCGGCGCGGCGCTCGACGCCTGCCGTGGCGCGCAAGACCCGCAAACGGCGCCCTTCGGCCCCATCGATGCCTATAAATATGCGCAAGAACACGGACTCGACGCCCTGCTGACATCCGAGCACAACCACATGTACGACGGTTCCGACGGTACCAACGCCGCTGCCACTGCCGCCGAAGCGACAGCCCTGTACCAGACGGGCCTGGCCGAAGCGGCCGCGTATTCGGCCGCCCACCCCGGCTTTCTGGCCCTGTACGGCATGGAATGGGGCGTCATCAACAAGGGCGGCCACCTGAACATTTTCAATAGCGAGCAATTGCTGGGCTGGGAAAGAAATGCCAGCGGCGAATTACTGGCCGACGTGGAAACGCCGAAGGGCGATTACGCTGGCCTGTACAGCTTGATGCGCGAACGGGGCTGGATCGGCCAGTTCAACCACCCGGCGCCAGCGGGCCAGTTTCTCGTCAACGGCCAGCCGCTCGGCTACACGCCGGACGGCGACGCGGCCATGGTGCTGTGCGAAGTCATGAATACGTCCGCGTTTTCCACGAATGACGAGGAAACGGAAAACCGGCGCAGCAATTACGAGGCAGCCTGCAACCGGGCCCTGGCGGCCGGCTACCACGTGGCTTTCAGCAGCAACCAGGACAACCACTGCGCCAACTGGGGCGCGGCGTATGGCAACCGCACGGCCGTGCTGGTGAGCAGTCCGGCCGCCGGCATGCCCGTGTCACGCGACGGTTTCCTCGACGCGCTGCGCGCGCGCCGCGTCTACGCCACCATGGACAAGCACGCGCAACTGCTGTTCACGGCGAATGGCAGGCTGATGGGCGAGCGCTTCGACAACCACGGCCCCCTGCGCCTGGCCACCCATTTCAGCAACAGCGCGGGACGGCAAGCGGCCGATGTCGCCATCTTCCACGGCGTACCGGGCGGCAACGGTTCCGTTACCCCCATCTCGGACCAGGCCGAGCTCACCGTCACGCCCGCGCCCGGCCCCCATTTCTATTACGCGCGCCTGACGCAGGACGATGGCAACATCGTCTGGTCGGCACCCGTGTGGGTCAATCAGTTGCCGTGA
- a CDS encoding LysR family transcriptional regulator, with translation MDRFDAMKAFVRVVETGSFTRAAATLHMSRTTVTQLVQQLEARLRLKLLNRTTRKVNVTADGVAYYERIVQVLDTLEEIETSLPHAAALPRGQLRVDVPSPLAALLLMPALPGFHALYPDIVLDMGASDRMVDVIADNVDCVIRGGAITDQSLMARKLADLPLGVYAAPAYLQRVGTPLHPLDLQDSAHRIVRFRWGRGGNGFPYVMHREGQSVKIHGQYVLSIDDGNAYLAAGVAGLGVLWLPDYMARAHVARGELLPLFPAWTVDPMPLYLAYPPNRHVSKKLRVFIDWVAELMAQNAAHPAARPAAITATD, from the coding sequence ATGGACAGGTTTGATGCGATGAAGGCGTTCGTGCGGGTGGTCGAGACGGGCAGTTTTACACGGGCGGCCGCGACCTTGCACATGAGCCGCACTACGGTGACGCAGCTGGTGCAGCAGCTCGAGGCGCGGCTGCGCCTGAAACTGCTGAACCGCACCACGCGCAAGGTCAATGTGACGGCCGATGGCGTCGCCTACTACGAGCGCATCGTGCAGGTGCTCGATACCCTGGAAGAAATCGAAACGAGCTTGCCGCACGCCGCCGCCTTGCCGCGGGGCCAGTTGCGGGTGGACGTGCCCAGTCCGCTCGCCGCCTTGCTGCTGATGCCGGCGCTGCCCGGGTTTCATGCGCTGTATCCCGATATCGTGCTCGACATGGGCGCCAGCGACCGCATGGTCGACGTGATCGCCGACAATGTCGATTGCGTGATACGCGGTGGTGCCATCACCGACCAGTCGCTGATGGCGCGCAAGCTCGCCGACTTGCCGCTGGGCGTGTATGCGGCGCCAGCCTACCTGCAACGGGTGGGCACGCCCTTGCATCCGCTGGACTTGCAGGACAGCGCGCACCGCATCGTGCGCTTTCGCTGGGGACGCGGCGGCAACGGCTTTCCCTACGTGATGCACCGCGAGGGCCAGAGCGTCAAGATCCATGGCCAGTACGTGCTGTCGATCGATGACGGCAATGCCTACCTGGCGGCCGGGGTAGCGGGGCTGGGCGTGCTGTGGCTGCCCGATTATATGGCGCGTGCGCACGTGGCCAGGGGCGAACTGCTGCCGCTGTTCCCGGCATGGACGGTCGATCCCATGCCGCTCTATCTCGCCTATCCGCCGAACCGCCATGTCAGCAAGAAACTGCGCGTCTTTATCGACTGGGTGGCCGAATTGATGGCCCAGAATGCCGCCCACCCTGCCGCCCGCCCTGCCGCCATCACGGCAACTGATTGA
- a CDS encoding RidA family protein — translation MMKRDVVFPPGRQALYEQNRYSPAVRANGLLFISGQVGSREDGSPEPGLEAQIRRAFDNLNAILQAAGCTFDDVQDVTIFIVDPQANFQRIWDIVQAEYWGQAPHPTVTAVGVTWLYGFQFEIKVVAKLPG, via the coding sequence CTGATGAAACGCGACGTCGTATTCCCTCCGGGCCGCCAAGCCCTGTATGAACAGAACCGTTATTCGCCCGCCGTGCGCGCCAACGGCCTGCTGTTTATCTCCGGCCAGGTCGGCAGCCGCGAAGACGGCTCGCCCGAACCCGGACTCGAGGCCCAGATCCGGCGCGCCTTCGACAACCTGAACGCCATCCTGCAAGCCGCCGGCTGCACTTTCGACGACGTGCAGGACGTGACCATTTTTATCGTCGACCCGCAGGCTAACTTCCAGCGCATCTGGGATATCGTGCAGGCAGAGTATTGGGGCCAGGCGCCGCACCCGACGGTGACGGCCGTGGGCGTGACGTGGCTGTATGGTTTCCAGTTCGAAATCAAGGTGGTGGCAAAGTTGCCGGGCTAG
- a CDS encoding DUF4304 domain-containing protein: MKPKALIIANIEECLLEPLSAAGFKFSPSQLTFKRAQDEFVQAIHFQANRHNEEDVCVAFWSHYQVSSRSCTSWHKARYGYEPVNNIVGEVADWNIKNWQFPVIDGKQDKEHQLVDPAHRATVMACLRDNLLQLAIPWLDHHSNWENAALALVEAHDSHARACDFYLMAGKQEQALLALNEGIAYWERNPKASYPQEKEEIALRMEKYAYA; encoded by the coding sequence ATGAAACCAAAAGCGCTGATCATCGCCAATATTGAAGAATGCTTGCTGGAGCCGCTGAGCGCAGCGGGCTTCAAGTTCTCGCCTAGCCAGCTGACCTTCAAGCGCGCACAGGACGAATTCGTCCAGGCCATCCATTTCCAGGCCAACCGCCATAACGAAGAGGATGTCTGCGTGGCATTCTGGAGCCACTATCAGGTCTCGTCCAGATCCTGTACAAGCTGGCACAAGGCGCGTTACGGCTATGAACCTGTCAACAATATCGTTGGCGAGGTGGCGGACTGGAATATCAAAAACTGGCAATTCCCTGTCATCGATGGCAAACAGGACAAAGAACACCAGCTCGTCGATCCGGCCCATCGGGCAACAGTCATGGCCTGTCTGCGGGACAATCTGCTGCAGTTGGCGATTCCCTGGCTAGACCACCATTCCAACTGGGAAAATGCAGCCCTGGCCCTGGTCGAAGCGCATGACTCGCATGCCAGGGCCTGCGATTTTTATCTGATGGCCGGCAAGCAGGAACAAGCCTTGTTGGCCTTGAACGAAGGTATTGCCTACTGGGAAAGAAACCCCAAGGCATCTTATCCGCAAGAAAAAGAGGAAATCGCTTTGCGGATGGAGAAATACGCCTATGCTTGA
- a CDS encoding prolyl oligopeptidase family serine peptidase, which yields MSSYRTLAGSMLLGLAAAGIAHAQAPSPAAATAPADPHLWLEEVLGDKPLAWVRQHNAVATKELEAQPGFPALQARLKTILNSKERIPYVSKEGEFYYNFWRDAQHVRGIWRRTTLAQYQLAEPAWETVIDLDQLAAGESENWVWGGASCLYPKGERCLISLSRGGGDAKVVREYDVAKRAFVDGGFTLPEAKGSASWIDQDTLFVSTDFGPGSMTSSGYPRIIKQWQRGTPLAQAQTLYEAKPDDLSAGAYKDFTPGHEHQFIERQIDFYSGEMFLRDGAELKKVPKPDDSTAFTVRDQLVITLRSDWKVNGKTYAQGSLLATDFKAFMQGKQELEVLYAPTATSSLDNVTPTKSAILVTTLDKVKNRLTELRHVNGKWQRRAVDAPKLGTLAVSALDPVDSDQYFLTVTDFLNPTTLYLATAQSDKRTKIKSLPAYYDAAPYKVEQFESTSKDGTKVPYFAIMGKKTKFDGSNPTVLYGYGGFEVSLKPSYSGTTGVAWLEKGGVYVLANIRGGGEFGPRWHQAALKENRQRAYDDFISVAQDLIKRKVTSPRHLGIMGGSNGGLLTGAVLVQRPDLFNAVVSQVPLLDMRRYNKMLAGASWMGEYGDPDVAEQWAYISKYSPYQNVFKDKKYPRVLFTTSTRDDRVHPGHARKMVAKMEEQGHDVLYWENTEGGHAGAANNDQQALMWALTYTFLLEQLK from the coding sequence ATGTCGTCATATCGCACTCTCGCCGGCAGCATGCTGCTCGGCCTGGCCGCAGCGGGCATTGCCCATGCGCAAGCTCCTTCCCCCGCCGCCGCCACTGCTCCGGCCGATCCCCATTTGTGGCTGGAAGAAGTCCTCGGCGACAAGCCGCTGGCCTGGGTCAGGCAGCACAACGCCGTCGCCACCAAAGAGCTGGAGGCCCAGCCCGGCTTCCCGGCCCTGCAGGCGCGCCTGAAAACCATCCTCAACTCAAAGGAACGCATTCCCTACGTCAGCAAGGAAGGCGAGTTTTACTACAACTTCTGGCGCGATGCCCAGCACGTGCGCGGCATCTGGCGCCGCACCACGCTGGCGCAGTATCAATTGGCCGAACCCGCATGGGAAACCGTGATCGACCTCGACCAGCTGGCCGCCGGCGAGAGTGAAAACTGGGTCTGGGGCGGCGCCTCCTGCCTGTATCCGAAAGGCGAACGCTGCCTCATTTCCCTGTCGCGCGGCGGCGGCGACGCCAAGGTGGTGCGCGAATACGACGTGGCCAAGCGCGCCTTTGTCGACGGCGGCTTCACCCTGCCCGAAGCGAAAGGCAGCGCCAGCTGGATCGACCAGGATACCCTGTTCGTCTCCACCGATTTCGGCCCCGGCTCGATGACCAGCTCCGGCTACCCGCGCATCATCAAGCAGTGGCAGCGCGGCACGCCGCTGGCGCAGGCGCAAACCTTGTACGAAGCCAAACCCGACGACCTGAGCGCCGGCGCCTACAAGGATTTCACGCCCGGCCACGAACACCAGTTCATCGAGCGGCAAATCGATTTCTATAGCGGCGAAATGTTCCTGCGCGACGGCGCCGAATTGAAAAAAGTGCCGAAACCGGACGACTCCACGGCCTTCACCGTGCGCGACCAGCTGGTCATCACCCTGCGCTCGGACTGGAAAGTGAACGGCAAGACCTATGCGCAAGGCTCCTTGCTGGCCACGGATTTCAAGGCCTTCATGCAGGGCAAGCAGGAACTGGAAGTGCTGTACGCGCCCACGGCCACGTCGTCGCTGGACAATGTCACGCCGACCAAGTCGGCCATCCTCGTGACCACGCTGGACAAAGTGAAAAACCGCCTGACGGAACTGCGCCACGTGAACGGCAAGTGGCAGCGCCGCGCCGTCGATGCGCCGAAGCTGGGCACCCTGGCCGTCAGCGCGCTCGATCCCGTCGACTCGGACCAGTACTTCCTGACGGTGACCGACTTCCTCAACCCGACCACCCTCTACCTGGCCACGGCGCAAAGCGACAAGCGCACGAAAATCAAGTCGCTGCCCGCCTACTACGACGCGGCGCCGTACAAGGTGGAGCAGTTCGAATCGACGTCGAAGGATGGCACGAAGGTGCCGTATTTCGCCATCATGGGCAAGAAGACCAAGTTCGACGGCAGCAACCCCACGGTGCTGTATGGCTATGGCGGCTTTGAAGTGTCGCTGAAACCGAGCTACAGCGGCACCACGGGCGTGGCGTGGCTGGAAAAAGGCGGCGTGTACGTGCTGGCGAATATCCGCGGCGGCGGTGAATTCGGTCCCCGCTGGCACCAGGCGGCGCTGAAGGAGAACCGCCAGCGCGCGTATGACGATTTCATCTCGGTGGCGCAAGACCTGATCAAGCGCAAGGTCACCAGCCCTCGCCACCTGGGCATCATGGGCGGCAGCAATGGCGGCCTGCTGACGGGCGCCGTGCTGGTGCAGCGTCCCGACCTGTTCAACGCCGTCGTCAGCCAGGTGCCGCTGCTCGACATGCGCCGCTATAACAAGATGCTGGCGGGCGCCTCGTGGATGGGAGAATACGGCGACCCGGACGTGGCGGAGCAATGGGCCTACATCAGCAAGTACTCGCCGTACCAGAACGTCTTCAAGGACAAGAAATATCCGCGCGTGCTGTTTACCACCTCGACGCGTGACGACCGGGTCCACCCCGGCCATGCGCGCAAGATGGTGGCGAAGATGGAAGAGCAAGGCCACGATGTGCTGTACTGGGAAAACACGGAAGGCGGCCATGCGGGCGCGGCCAATAACGACCAGCAGGCGCTGATGTGGGCGCTGACCTACACCTTCCTGCTGGAGCAACTGAAGTAA
- a CDS encoding glutathione S-transferase family protein: MKLTISPRTPNPRRVTMFIAEKGITGIEEVALDLMAGQHRDPAFLAKNPLGRVPVLELADGRVLTETRAICTYLEGLQPQPNLMGEGYEERAFIEMADRRVELHLFSAAANWVRHGHPALVALENPQFPDFATAQAGKLRETAQWLDQVLAQQPYIAGDRFTIADITAFCALEFARGLMKYRPGAEGLQNLQAYRDRIAERPSAQAK, encoded by the coding sequence ATGAAACTGACCATCAGCCCCCGCACGCCCAATCCGCGCCGCGTCACCATGTTCATCGCCGAGAAGGGCATCACCGGCATCGAGGAAGTGGCGCTCGACCTGATGGCGGGCCAGCACCGCGATCCCGCTTTCCTGGCGAAAAACCCGCTGGGCCGCGTGCCGGTGCTGGAGTTGGCGGACGGGCGCGTGCTGACCGAGACGCGCGCCATCTGCACTTACCTGGAAGGCTTGCAGCCGCAGCCGAACCTGATGGGCGAAGGTTACGAGGAGCGCGCGTTTATCGAGATGGCCGACCGCCGCGTGGAATTGCATTTGTTCAGCGCCGCCGCCAACTGGGTACGCCATGGCCATCCGGCCTTGGTGGCGCTGGAAAACCCGCAGTTTCCCGATTTCGCCACGGCGCAGGCGGGCAAGTTGCGCGAGACGGCGCAATGGCTGGACCAGGTGCTGGCGCAGCAGCCGTACATCGCCGGCGACCGGTTTACGATTGCCGACATCACGGCCTTCTGCGCGCTGGAATTCGCGCGCGGCCTGATGAAGTACCGGCCAGGCGCGGAAGGCTTGCAGAACTTGCAGGCCTACCGCGACCGCATCGCCGAGCGCCCCAGCGCGCAGGCGAAGTAG
- a CDS encoding M1 family metallopeptidase: protein MHRTPTPRFRRSQLAAAVLALTAVTAFTTGHAAPAAKYASASHALGTTTQLPRGVTPLHYALSITPDAAASTFKGAAAIKVAVDAPTSSITFNALNLAFAGAAIEGAGGSKQVMRKIDIDADKQTATVHFAQPLAKGEYLLRIDYSGKIGTQATGLFSLDYDTPQGRQRALYTQFENSDARSMLPSWDEPDYKATFALDVIVPSSQMAVGNMPVASSEDLGNGTKHVRFATTPRMSTYLLFFGLGDFERATAMSDGTEIGVITKKGALAQSRFALDESAALLREYNDYFGVRYPLPKLDNIAAPGRSQFFGAMENWGAVFTFEYGLLLDPTISTQTDKENIYTTLSHEMAHQWFGDLVTMRWWDDLWLNEGFASWMESRTTERLHPEWNTALSNVGGRESAMSQDALRTTHPVVQRIATVEQASQAFDGITYQKGEAVIRMLEAYVGADTWRTAVRNYMRKHAYGNTVSDDLWREVDAAAGKPVSAIAHDFTLQPGVPMITVSDAVCSKGSTRVTLTQTEFSKDQPDKKPLSWKVPVIASTVGNGKLAKVVLKDGKATLNVPGCGALLVNAGQSGYYRTLYAPAGTRALAGSFARLAPIDQLGLLADSQSLGMAGLQDPAGFLELVKATPLSADPQVLGRVAASLNSLYEQYAGDAARQQAFGRFAMARLAPMMAQTGWEARAGEASSVATLRGRLIAILGDMGEPGVIAEARRRYAASEQAGEQNPSAMPAPLRRTILGVVAQHADAATWEQLHAKAQQEKTPLVKNQLYDLLASTDDAALAQRALALALTDEPGVTNSPAMISRVSRTHPELAFDFALAHLEQVNARIDASSRSRYFPRLAAGSAQPDMIAKLEAYAQANLPAGARGDADSSVAGIKYRIKVRAERLPAVDAWLAKQTG, encoded by the coding sequence ATGCATCGCACACCGACTCCGCGTTTCCGCCGCAGCCAACTGGCCGCCGCCGTCCTGGCACTGACCGCCGTCACCGCCTTTACCACGGGCCACGCCGCCCCCGCCGCCAAATACGCCTCGGCCAGCCACGCCCTCGGCACCACCACGCAGCTGCCGCGCGGCGTCACGCCCTTGCACTATGCGCTGTCGATCACGCCGGATGCCGCCGCCTCCACCTTCAAGGGCGCAGCCGCCATCAAGGTCGCCGTCGACGCGCCGACCAGCAGCATCACCTTCAATGCCCTGAACCTGGCGTTTGCCGGCGCCGCCATCGAAGGCGCGGGCGGCAGCAAGCAGGTGATGCGCAAGATCGATATCGATGCGGACAAGCAGACGGCTACCGTGCATTTCGCCCAGCCGCTGGCCAAGGGCGAGTACCTGTTGCGCATCGACTACAGCGGCAAGATCGGCACGCAGGCCACGGGCCTGTTCTCGCTCGACTACGACACGCCGCAAGGACGCCAGCGCGCGCTGTACACGCAGTTCGAAAATTCGGACGCGCGCAGCATGCTGCCGTCGTGGGATGAACCGGACTACAAGGCCACCTTCGCGCTGGACGTGATCGTCCCGAGCAGCCAGATGGCCGTCGGCAACATGCCGGTCGCCAGCAGCGAAGACCTGGGCAATGGCACCAAGCACGTGCGCTTCGCCACCACGCCGCGCATGTCGACGTATCTGCTGTTCTTCGGCCTGGGCGACTTCGAGCGCGCCACGGCCATGAGCGACGGCACGGAAATAGGCGTCATCACGAAGAAGGGCGCGCTGGCGCAAAGCCGCTTCGCGCTCGACGAATCAGCCGCCCTGCTGCGCGAATACAACGATTATTTCGGCGTGCGCTACCCGCTGCCCAAGCTCGACAACATCGCCGCGCCGGGCCGCAGCCAGTTCTTCGGCGCCATGGAAAACTGGGGCGCCGTCTTCACCTTCGAATACGGCCTGCTGCTCGACCCGACCATCTCGACGCAGACCGACAAGGAAAACATCTACACCACCCTGTCGCATGAAATGGCGCACCAGTGGTTCGGCGACCTGGTCACCATGCGCTGGTGGGACGACCTGTGGCTCAACGAAGGCTTTGCGTCGTGGATGGAAAGCCGCACGACGGAGCGTTTACACCCCGAGTGGAACACGGCCCTGTCCAACGTCGGCGGGCGCGAATCGGCCATGAGCCAGGATGCGCTGCGCACCACGCACCCGGTGGTGCAGCGCATCGCCACCGTGGAACAAGCCAGCCAGGCCTTCGACGGCATCACCTATCAAAAAGGCGAAGCGGTGATCCGCATGCTCGAAGCGTATGTCGGCGCCGACACGTGGCGCACGGCCGTGCGCAACTACATGCGCAAGCATGCGTATGGCAATACGGTGTCGGACGACCTGTGGCGCGAAGTCGATGCGGCCGCCGGCAAGCCCGTCAGCGCCATCGCCCATGATTTCACCCTGCAGCCGGGCGTGCCGATGATCACCGTGAGCGACGCCGTATGCAGCAAGGGCAGTACGCGCGTGACCTTGACACAGACGGAGTTTTCCAAGGATCAGCCGGACAAGAAGCCGCTGTCGTGGAAAGTGCCGGTGATCGCCTCGACGGTCGGCAACGGCAAGCTGGCCAAGGTGGTGCTCAAGGATGGCAAGGCGACCCTGAACGTGCCCGGTTGCGGCGCCCTGCTGGTGAACGCGGGCCAGAGCGGCTACTACCGCACCCTGTACGCGCCAGCCGGCACGCGCGCGCTGGCGGGCAGCTTCGCGCGCCTGGCGCCGATCGACCAGCTGGGCTTGCTGGCAGACAGCCAGTCGCTGGGCATGGCGGGCTTGCAGGACCCGGCCGGCTTCCTGGAACTGGTGAAAGCCACGCCACTGTCGGCCGATCCGCAAGTGCTGGGCCGGGTGGCCGCTTCGCTGAACAGCCTGTATGAGCAGTACGCCGGCGATGCCGCGCGCCAGCAGGCTTTCGGCCGCTTCGCCATGGCGCGCCTGGCGCCGATGATGGCGCAGACGGGCTGGGAAGCGCGCGCCGGCGAAGCGTCGAGCGTGGCAACCCTGCGCGGGCGTCTGATTGCCATCCTCGGCGACATGGGCGAACCGGGCGTGATCGCGGAAGCGCGCCGCCGCTACGCAGCCAGCGAACAGGCAGGTGAGCAAAATCCGTCCGCCATGCCCGCGCCGCTGCGCCGCACCATCCTGGGCGTCGTGGCCCAGCATGCGGACGCCGCCACCTGGGAGCAGCTGCACGCCAAGGCGCAGCAGGAAAAGACGCCGCTGGTCAAGAACCAGCTGTACGACCTGCTGGCGTCGACCGACGATGCGGCCCTGGCGCAGCGCGCACTGGCGCTGGCGCTGACGGATGAACCGGGCGTGACCAACAGCCCCGCCATGATCTCGCGCGTGTCGCGCACGCATCCGGAACTGGCCTTCGACTTCGCGCTGGCGCACCTGGAGCAAGTCAATGCGCGCATCGACGCCAGCTCGCGCAGCCGCTACTTCCCGCGCCTGGCCGCCGGTTCGGCGCAGCCGGACATGATCGCCAAGCTGGAAGCGTATGCACAGGCCAACCTGCCGGCCGGCGCGCGCGGCGACGCCGACAGTTCCGTGGCCGGCATCAAGTACCGCATCAAGGTGCGCGCCGAGCGCCTGCCTGCCGTCGATGCGTGGCTGGCGAAGCAAACGGGTTGA